One Microbacterium sp. No. 7 genomic window carries:
- a CDS encoding winged helix-turn-helix transcriptional regulator: protein MSPRSGCAINAAVEALGDQWSFLVLRDMVFGDRRYFRELLSGSIEGIASNILADRLKKLVAAGILTKEDAGRGHRSRYSLTEAGIQTVPILFALGNWGLDWRDGTPELRTRQELMRAEGPDFVEELMDELRVRHLGAGPRSSTSPGPLERLDAAYRAAADSEH, encoded by the coding sequence ATGAGCCCACGATCAGGGTGTGCGATCAACGCCGCCGTCGAGGCGCTCGGCGACCAGTGGTCGTTCCTCGTGCTGCGGGACATGGTCTTCGGTGACCGGCGGTACTTCCGCGAGCTGCTGTCCGGCTCGATCGAGGGCATCGCATCCAACATCCTCGCCGATCGACTGAAGAAGCTCGTCGCCGCCGGCATCCTCACCAAAGAAGACGCCGGCCGCGGGCACCGTTCCCGATACAGCCTGACCGAGGCGGGCATCCAGACCGTCCCGATCCTGTTCGCCCTCGGCAACTGGGGGCTCGACTGGCGCGACGGCACACCAGAGCTGCGAACCCGGCAAGAGCTGATGCGCGCAGAGGGACCGGACTTCGTCGAGGAACTCATGGACGAGCTGCGCGTGCGCCACCTCGGTGCTGGGCCGCGATCCAGCACCAGTCCCGGCCCCCTCGAACGCCTCGACGCCGCCTATCGAGCGGCGGCCGACAGCGAGCACTGA
- a CDS encoding toxin-antitoxin system YwqK family antitoxin has protein sequence MTRNKAHEPRVGAAPESPNTLDDQGRKTGQWTEPDPHGGVMVGNYDESERHGTWRHYSLDGRLRSEGPYEHGVLHGTWTWYRANGALLQRGNIDRDVKHGRWERWDAQGRPLDAGEYDHGRKSGEWIAYNPDGTVKAVKQHRTKQ, from the coding sequence ATGACACGGAACAAAGCTCACGAGCCGCGCGTAGGAGCCGCACCTGAGTCGCCCAACACGCTCGATGACCAGGGCCGGAAGACCGGCCAGTGGACCGAGCCAGACCCCCACGGCGGGGTGATGGTCGGCAACTACGACGAAAGCGAGCGCCACGGAACCTGGCGGCACTACTCCCTTGACGGCAGGCTCCGCTCCGAAGGCCCCTATGAACACGGCGTGCTGCATGGGACCTGGACCTGGTATCGCGCCAACGGTGCCCTGTTGCAACGCGGCAATATCGATCGCGATGTCAAGCACGGCCGATGGGAGCGTTGGGACGCCCAGGGCCGCCCGCTCGATGCCGGAGAATACGATCACGGCCGCAAGTCCGGCGAATGGATTGCCTACAACCCCGACGGAACCGTGAAAGCGGTGAAGCAACACAGAACGAAGCAGTGA
- a CDS encoding VOC family protein, with protein MNPATVVVSLPVADLERSLRFYRDGLGLQTPGIDEYMIAFELPNLSLFLIELSEYATYVERAGIAGPVTAHPGAVVVSCAMGSKKEIDDVVARAADAGGSAQPAAEHDGAYTAYVSDPDGHLWELVFNDRTAAAA; from the coding sequence ATGAACCCTGCCACTGTTGTCGTCTCGCTACCCGTTGCCGATCTGGAGCGCTCGTTGCGCTTCTACCGCGATGGCCTGGGCCTGCAGACGCCGGGGATCGATGAGTACATGATCGCCTTCGAGCTGCCGAACCTGTCGCTGTTTCTGATCGAGCTCAGCGAGTACGCGACCTATGTCGAACGCGCCGGTATCGCAGGCCCGGTGACTGCTCACCCCGGCGCTGTCGTCGTCTCGTGCGCGATGGGCAGCAAGAAGGAGATCGACGATGTTGTCGCCCGCGCCGCAGACGCGGGAGGCTCCGCCCAGCCAGCCGCCGAGCACGACGGCGCATACACCGCATATGTCAGCGATCCCGACGGGCACCTCTGGGAGTTGGTCTTCAACGACCGAACCGCCGCAGCAGCGTGA
- a CDS encoding ArsR/SmtB family transcription factor: MDGFAVIAEPTRRAIVDRLRLGESDVGGLVDELRVSQSLVSKHLRVLRQAGVVESEVAGKRRIYRLTDRPLPDVLAWVTPYIERWNTSFDLLAEALEEER, encoded by the coding sequence ATGGATGGTTTCGCGGTGATCGCTGAACCGACCCGGCGCGCGATCGTGGATCGCCTCCGGCTCGGTGAGAGCGACGTAGGCGGCCTCGTGGACGAGCTGCGGGTGTCGCAGTCGCTGGTGTCCAAGCACCTGCGGGTGCTGCGGCAGGCGGGTGTGGTGGAGTCGGAGGTCGCGGGCAAGCGCCGGATCTACCGGCTCACTGACCGGCCGCTGCCGGACGTGCTCGCCTGGGTCACGCCCTACATCGAGCGATGGAACACGAGCTTCGACCTACTGGCCGAGGCTCTGGAGGAGGAACGATGA
- a CDS encoding SRPBCC domain-containing protein, translating to MTDTPQAPRDEVIAEQVHAPIEVDLELEEDRWTIVMRRRFPHAPQKLWAMLTEPARLARWSPIVPNRPLTEPGPASCRENPGDDPIDAEVLVADAPRQLVHRWGPDLLRWTLTPDGDGTALELRQATGGHGAAVMLVAGWQVCLGRLAAEDGTDRERPTGQRAMSYGWEELRDKYRDQFSERIGTQEGSVSTAFRGVFLTSADPAATARFYRDIAGFPPEQAGEGGYNYWRLDRDGMQLAIHDAQAFADHAYPPNRDSNLTHLYFRVEDRDAFIAHLRDLDVEPFAVDDVVVTVVDPDGRKVMFGTA from the coding sequence ATGACGGACACCCCGCAGGCTCCGCGCGATGAGGTGATCGCAGAGCAGGTCCACGCGCCGATCGAGGTGGATCTGGAGCTGGAGGAGGATCGATGGACGATCGTGATGCGCCGACGGTTCCCGCACGCCCCGCAGAAGCTGTGGGCGATGCTCACCGAGCCTGCACGGCTGGCCCGTTGGTCGCCGATCGTGCCGAACCGTCCTTTGACCGAGCCGGGGCCCGCGAGTTGCCGGGAGAACCCGGGGGATGACCCGATCGATGCCGAGGTTCTTGTCGCTGACGCCCCGCGGCAACTCGTCCACCGCTGGGGACCCGACCTGCTGCGTTGGACGCTCACGCCCGACGGCGACGGCACCGCGCTCGAGCTACGACAAGCGACCGGGGGTCATGGGGCGGCCGTGATGCTTGTTGCCGGATGGCAGGTGTGCCTGGGGCGTCTGGCCGCCGAAGACGGCACCGACCGAGAGCGCCCGACCGGGCAACGCGCGATGTCCTACGGGTGGGAGGAACTGCGCGACAAGTACCGAGACCAGTTCTCCGAGCGGATCGGCACACAGGAAGGCAGCGTGAGCACAGCGTTCCGAGGAGTGTTCCTCACCAGCGCCGATCCTGCGGCGACCGCGCGGTTCTATCGCGACATCGCCGGGTTCCCGCCGGAGCAGGCGGGCGAGGGTGGCTACAACTACTGGCGGCTGGACCGCGATGGCATGCAGCTTGCGATCCATGACGCACAGGCATTCGCGGACCACGCCTACCCGCCCAATCGCGATTCCAACCTCACCCATCTCTACTTCCGCGTAGAGGACCGCGATGCCTTCATCGCCCACCTCCGCGATCTCGATGTGGAACCATTCGCGGTCGATGACGTCGTTGTGACCGTGGTCGACCCGGATGGTCGCAAGGTCATGTTCGGCACCGCCTGA
- a CDS encoding DNA-processing protein DprA, which translates to MTILSQIVQDERTARMVLSMLVEPDDAVTGRLLGELGAQELFRIAEGDDAVPGLSTVDAQVWRAQFQRPDTRTLEENLVEAERAGTGTLIPGEKDWPSALDDLGDRRPYVLWTRGMTSFLARPLNDLVTITGARASTSYGEQVAGQLASDLACAERIIVAGGAYGIEGAAHRAALAAGGDTIAVLANGVDRAYPAGHSELLGRVADDGLLVSEVAPGATPTRHRFIARARLMAALSTATVVVEAGARSGSMKVAQEAHQLGRSLGAVPGPVTSATSVGPHRLLHSGEARLVAGSTDLEQMIRQPVGSRGSVAAVRSRPAPSASRDARSVVEM; encoded by the coding sequence ATGACGATCTTGAGCCAGATAGTCCAGGACGAGCGCACAGCACGGATGGTGCTGTCGATGCTCGTCGAACCGGACGATGCCGTCACCGGTCGCCTCCTGGGCGAGCTCGGTGCACAGGAGCTGTTTCGGATCGCCGAGGGTGATGACGCGGTGCCGGGGCTCAGCACCGTTGACGCTCAAGTGTGGCGCGCCCAGTTCCAGCGCCCAGACACTCGGACACTTGAAGAGAACCTCGTCGAAGCCGAGCGCGCCGGTACCGGCACGCTGATTCCCGGAGAGAAAGACTGGCCTTCCGCGCTCGACGATCTTGGCGACCGGCGGCCGTACGTCCTCTGGACTCGTGGCATGACCTCGTTTCTCGCGCGACCGCTCAACGATCTCGTCACGATCACCGGCGCGAGGGCCTCGACATCCTACGGCGAGCAGGTGGCCGGGCAGCTTGCCTCCGACCTCGCCTGCGCTGAGCGGATCATCGTGGCCGGAGGTGCCTACGGCATCGAAGGTGCTGCCCATCGCGCGGCGCTCGCGGCCGGTGGCGATACCATCGCAGTCCTTGCGAACGGAGTTGATCGCGCGTATCCGGCGGGCCACAGCGAGCTGCTCGGTCGTGTCGCTGATGACGGTCTGCTGGTCAGCGAAGTCGCACCCGGCGCAACGCCGACCCGCCATCGGTTCATCGCCCGTGCACGGTTGATGGCCGCACTGTCCACAGCAACGGTCGTGGTTGAGGCCGGCGCGCGATCGGGATCGATGAAGGTCGCGCAGGAAGCGCACCAACTCGGTCGCTCCCTCGGTGCCGTCCCCGGCCCCGTCACCAGCGCGACGAGTGTCGGGCCGCACCGGCTTCTGCACAGTGGGGAGGCCCGGTTGGTGGCCGGCTCGACCGACCTCGAACAGATGATCAGGCAGCCGGTAGGCAGCAGGGGTTCCGTTGCGGCGGTGCGAAGCCGACCTGCTCCCAGCGCCTCGCGTGATGCGCGAAGCGTCGTTGAGATGTGA
- a CDS encoding AlbA family DNA-binding domain-containing protein, with translation MSFTALHRVLGRGPGPLTDELLDSAVAAGATESDDLDWKSELPPQKGLPQTDFPKDVAAMANSGGGVIVFGVHESQKAATGRTDVGDFDEGYERSLRSAAITAITPPVFGLNVFRLGSAEGERAVIVEVPASVDGPHLIYRGDYFGAPVRNDADTVWMKERQIEAMYRARFDERRHATEVLDTLYAEAAAGRDSETRAWLVAVAHPRLPRVGSRLTRDEAREILAKAESLALFYAGRGGIHPLESVDRHNPRPGLRRWVAVNSAAGEGSAWKEAWASIHHDGSVTIAAAVGGHRMSSDGYFDGWQVQSAAIECAMADLMALVRKTAEATGGGEYDIRVGIDFTGDHPLTISTIDNFGYHYDGASVPLHLYTPVEFTVNASEADLDFYWHVHDLAQDCVNQGGISNVLMIQPPDRDAQETA, from the coding sequence ATGAGCTTCACTGCCCTCCACCGCGTTCTCGGTCGCGGCCCCGGTCCGTTGACGGACGAACTGCTCGATTCGGCTGTCGCGGCTGGTGCGACGGAGTCCGACGACCTGGACTGGAAGTCGGAGCTTCCACCTCAGAAGGGATTGCCGCAGACCGACTTCCCGAAAGACGTTGCGGCCATGGCGAACAGTGGGGGTGGCGTCATCGTCTTCGGCGTGCACGAGTCACAGAAGGCGGCGACCGGGCGTACCGACGTTGGCGACTTTGACGAGGGGTACGAGCGCTCCCTTCGCAGCGCGGCGATCACCGCGATCACGCCGCCTGTGTTCGGCCTGAACGTGTTTCGGCTGGGCTCGGCGGAAGGCGAGCGTGCCGTCATCGTTGAGGTGCCAGCCAGCGTCGATGGTCCGCATCTGATCTATAGGGGCGACTACTTCGGTGCACCCGTTCGGAACGATGCGGACACGGTGTGGATGAAGGAGCGTCAGATCGAGGCGATGTACCGTGCGCGCTTCGACGAGCGCCGCCACGCCACCGAAGTTCTGGACACGTTGTATGCGGAAGCAGCAGCCGGGCGAGATTCAGAGACGCGCGCCTGGCTGGTAGCAGTTGCCCACCCACGCCTCCCACGCGTCGGAAGTCGGCTCACGCGCGATGAAGCCCGTGAGATCCTCGCAAAGGCTGAGAGCCTTGCGCTCTTTTACGCGGGCCGCGGTGGCATTCACCCACTGGAGAGCGTCGACCGTCACAACCCGCGACCAGGCCTTCGTCGATGGGTGGCCGTGAACAGTGCGGCAGGTGAAGGCTCGGCGTGGAAGGAGGCCTGGGCGAGCATTCACCACGATGGATCAGTCACGATCGCAGCGGCCGTTGGGGGCCACCGCATGAGCAGCGACGGCTACTTCGATGGCTGGCAGGTCCAGTCCGCAGCCATCGAATGCGCGATGGCGGACCTCATGGCGCTGGTGCGCAAGACAGCGGAAGCGACAGGCGGCGGTGAGTACGACATCCGCGTCGGGATCGACTTCACTGGCGATCATCCGCTGACCATCTCAACGATCGACAACTTCGGCTATCACTACGACGGAGCCTCAGTCCCACTTCACCTGTACACGCCAGTCGAGTTCACGGTTAACGCGTCCGAGGCAGACTTGGACTTCTACTGGCACGTCCATGACCTCGCCCAGGACTGCGTGAACCAAGGCGGCATCTCGAACGTGCTGATGATCCAGCCGCCTGACCGCGATGCGCAGGAGACTGCTTGA
- a CDS encoding S8 family peptidase, translating to MTVERKPLLAFGPAEVVARPTQTPRDLPRLAKPGAGRQGERLTPQFKDLAAAFEAERARLSADTPEEIDPALVVVFDLAGSVKDFRNAINRIDGLEFLSELLGDQSDPDDDFHMTEREAGRTDKRVTHSLYLVMSNTKAIDELLRLFAQWQADPSASFEHGLGKFKTAFQQLTAIRRWGAEDRIRETGLRERWEETLSMVGQSVSTVLVEVELWHRRDAAQRAAAEAHVEEVITSSAGRVLDRSQIGEIEYHALLAELPIQQVQSVLTNGASAIRLLTTDDVMFVSPFTPMSVAPGTLEPVTQTNLARSDRVEGKPRIALLDGLPFTNHDTLQGRLSIDDPDGLGENYPVAARHHGTAMASLIIHGDLTDGGPALDRPLYVRPILQPHEFMPGHEQVVPNRLLPDVLHRAIRRIVKGEGNQPAAAPSVRVVNLSIGAQTRALTRRMSPVGRLLDWLAHSYNLLFVVSAGNHTDEFTIPADAAHDTDAARLAAMRVGFETALLRGILPPGDALNALTVGATHSDGLGEIAVPDTVWDITNPDAPAHYGSVGPGVDRSVKPDLHHSGGRALYTRPIVLPGQTDVAVGLARTAATGPGLQVAAPGRGGATNSTVFTNGTSNATALVTREASRLFDLLESDNRDPEDAPLPDPQYHPLLVRALLAHASSWGAWENSLRNDLGLNGQDARRQLTALLGYGRLDLSRLGEAASNRAVLVAGGQIARNERHTYGFPLPPSLRAKAEWHRFTITLAFMAPTVGQLTRYRSAKVYFSTPDTSLAGGERSDAEHNAVRRGSLQHEIVQGSRAMSFVDGDSFPIHVECMDDAQRLRAGNTIRYALVVSAETAEQTSNTIHEEVRDRLRARARVQGRIRP from the coding sequence GTGACGGTTGAGCGCAAACCGCTCCTTGCGTTCGGGCCGGCGGAGGTTGTGGCGCGGCCAACCCAGACGCCGCGTGATCTTCCACGTCTGGCAAAGCCGGGCGCTGGGCGACAAGGTGAACGACTGACTCCTCAGTTCAAGGACTTGGCCGCAGCTTTCGAAGCCGAACGTGCCCGTCTGAGCGCCGACACCCCAGAGGAGATTGACCCCGCACTCGTGGTCGTATTTGATCTGGCGGGAAGCGTCAAGGACTTCCGCAACGCAATCAACCGGATCGATGGCCTGGAGTTTCTGTCGGAGCTTCTCGGGGATCAATCTGACCCCGACGACGATTTCCACATGACGGAGCGTGAAGCTGGACGGACAGACAAGCGCGTCACGCACTCGCTGTACTTGGTCATGTCCAACACCAAGGCGATCGACGAACTACTCCGGCTCTTCGCTCAATGGCAGGCCGACCCGTCCGCGTCGTTCGAGCACGGGCTAGGCAAGTTCAAGACGGCCTTCCAGCAACTGACAGCGATACGTCGGTGGGGCGCTGAGGACCGCATCCGTGAGACTGGTCTACGAGAGCGCTGGGAAGAGACTCTCAGCATGGTCGGTCAGTCAGTCAGCACCGTCCTCGTCGAAGTCGAGCTCTGGCACAGGCGTGATGCCGCCCAGCGTGCGGCTGCCGAGGCGCACGTCGAGGAAGTCATCACTTCCAGCGCCGGTCGAGTCTTGGATCGCTCGCAGATCGGAGAGATCGAGTACCACGCGCTCCTGGCTGAACTCCCGATCCAGCAGGTCCAGTCCGTGTTGACCAACGGAGCTTCGGCCATTCGGCTTCTCACGACTGATGACGTCATGTTCGTCAGCCCCTTCACCCCGATGAGCGTTGCACCAGGGACTCTTGAGCCAGTTACTCAAACCAACCTTGCTCGCAGCGACAGAGTCGAAGGCAAGCCTCGGATCGCGCTGCTCGACGGGCTGCCGTTCACCAACCACGACACGCTCCAAGGCCGGCTCTCGATCGATGACCCTGATGGGCTTGGTGAGAACTACCCCGTCGCGGCTCGCCACCACGGAACCGCCATGGCGTCACTCATCATTCACGGCGACCTCACTGATGGCGGTCCCGCGCTTGATCGTCCTCTCTACGTGCGCCCGATCCTGCAGCCCCATGAGTTCATGCCTGGGCACGAGCAGGTAGTCCCGAATCGTCTGCTCCCCGACGTCCTTCATCGTGCGATCAGACGGATTGTGAAGGGCGAGGGGAACCAGCCTGCCGCAGCGCCGAGCGTCCGGGTTGTGAACCTCTCCATAGGCGCACAGACACGAGCACTCACGCGTCGAATGAGCCCCGTTGGGCGCCTGCTGGACTGGCTCGCCCACTCGTACAATCTGCTGTTCGTCGTCAGTGCGGGTAACCACACCGACGAGTTCACGATCCCCGCCGATGCCGCGCACGACACTGACGCCGCTCGCCTGGCTGCAATGCGGGTCGGCTTCGAGACGGCGCTGCTACGCGGCATCCTTCCGCCTGGCGATGCACTGAACGCCCTCACCGTCGGTGCCACGCACTCAGACGGCCTCGGCGAGATCGCAGTTCCAGATACGGTGTGGGATATCACCAACCCGGACGCTCCTGCACACTACGGGTCGGTTGGGCCCGGTGTCGATCGGTCGGTCAAGCCGGACCTTCATCACTCCGGAGGCCGCGCCCTCTACACGCGCCCCATCGTGCTGCCCGGTCAGACTGACGTTGCCGTCGGCCTGGCTCGCACCGCCGCGACGGGACCCGGCTTGCAGGTGGCCGCTCCGGGACGCGGGGGTGCTACCAACAGCACGGTGTTCACGAACGGCACCAGTAACGCGACGGCGCTCGTCACCCGTGAAGCCAGCAGGCTGTTTGACCTCCTTGAGTCTGATAACCGCGATCCCGAAGACGCACCGCTTCCTGATCCGCAATACCACCCGCTGCTCGTGCGCGCTCTCCTTGCCCATGCAAGCAGTTGGGGCGCTTGGGAGAACAGCCTGCGCAACGATCTTGGTCTCAATGGCCAGGATGCTCGGCGGCAGTTGACGGCTCTGCTCGGCTACGGTCGCCTCGACCTCAGCAGACTCGGCGAAGCCGCGTCCAACCGAGCCGTCCTCGTCGCGGGCGGTCAAATCGCACGGAACGAGCGCCATACTTACGGATTCCCACTGCCTCCCTCGCTTCGAGCGAAAGCGGAATGGCACCGCTTCACCATCACGCTGGCATTCATGGCTCCGACGGTCGGCCAGCTCACTCGGTACCGCAGCGCGAAGGTCTACTTCAGTACACCCGACACGAGCCTCGCAGGCGGCGAGCGTTCCGATGCAGAGCACAACGCGGTTCGGAGGGGAAGCCTTCAGCACGAGATTGTGCAGGGCTCTCGCGCCATGTCTTTCGTTGATGGAGACAGCTTCCCGATTCATGTCGAGTGCATGGACGACGCCCAGCGACTCCGTGCAGGCAACACGATCCGATATGCGCTGGTTGTCTCCGCCGAGACCGCGGAGCAGACCTCCAACACCATCCATGAAGAGGTCCGTGACAGGCTACGCGCACGCGCGCGCGTCCAGGGCCGCATTCGACCGTAG